A window of the Garciella nitratireducens DSM 15102 genome harbors these coding sequences:
- the thiC gene encoding phosphomethylpyrimidine synthase ThiC, with the protein MEYQTQMEAAKKGIITKEMSIVAKKENMKEEKLRELIANGKVVIPANIHHKSLSPEGIGEGLKTKINVNLGISGDCPEYEKEMEKVKMANDYGVESIMDLSNYGKTHPFREKLIDFSKAMIGTVPMYDAIGYLEKELKEITAQDFLKVIEAHAKEGVDFMTIHAGINRRAIESFKSCERLTNIVSRGGSLIFAWMEMTGNENPFYEYYDEVLEILREYDVTISIGDALRPGSIHDSSDAAQIAELIEIGKLTKRAWERDVQVIVEGPGHMAINEIAANVTLEKRLCYGAPFYVLGPIVTDIAPGYDHITSAIGGAIAASYGADFLCYVTPAEHLRLPSVEDVREGIIASKIAAHAADIAKGVSNARDRDYKMSDARCRLDWEEMFSLAIDEKKAREYFESLPPTEKNSCSMCGKMCAMRTVNKTLKGEEVKFF; encoded by the coding sequence ATGGAGTATCAAACACAAATGGAAGCTGCTAAAAAAGGTATCATCACAAAAGAAATGTCTATAGTAGCAAAAAAAGAAAATATGAAAGAGGAAAAGTTAAGAGAACTGATTGCGAATGGAAAGGTTGTCATTCCTGCGAATATTCATCATAAATCGCTTAGCCCAGAAGGCATTGGGGAAGGATTGAAAACTAAAATTAATGTGAATCTTGGAATCTCTGGGGATTGTCCAGAGTATGAAAAAGAAATGGAAAAGGTAAAAATGGCAAATGATTATGGGGTAGAATCCATTATGGATTTAAGCAATTATGGAAAAACTCATCCATTTCGTGAAAAATTAATTGATTTTTCTAAAGCTATGATTGGTACAGTTCCTATGTATGATGCGATAGGTTATTTGGAAAAGGAATTGAAGGAGATTACTGCCCAGGATTTTTTAAAGGTTATTGAAGCGCATGCAAAAGAAGGAGTAGATTTTATGACCATTCATGCAGGGATAAATCGAAGAGCGATTGAAAGTTTTAAATCTTGTGAGCGATTGACCAATATTGTTTCTAGAGGAGGATCTCTTATTTTTGCATGGATGGAAATGACGGGCAATGAAAATCCTTTTTATGAATATTATGATGAGGTTTTAGAAATTTTGCGAGAATATGATGTGACCATTAGCATTGGAGATGCTCTACGACCTGGTAGTATCCATGATAGTAGTGATGCAGCACAGATTGCGGAATTAATAGAAATAGGAAAGCTTACCAAACGTGCTTGGGAAAGGGATGTTCAAGTAATAGTAGAAGGACCTGGACATATGGCAATCAATGAAATTGCTGCGAATGTTACTTTAGAAAAAAGATTGTGTTATGGAGCTCCATTCTATGTATTGGGGCCGATTGTCACCGATATTGCACCAGGCTATGATCATATTACCTCTGCTATTGGAGGAGCAATTGCAGCATCTTATGGAGCGGATTTCCTATGTTATGTAACACCAGCAGAACATCTGCGTTTGCCTAGTGTAGAGGATGTAAGAGAAGGCATTATTGCTTCTAAAATTGCAGCTCATGCAGCAGATATAGCCAAAGGAGTTTCTAATGCTAGGGATAGGGATTATAAAATGAGTGATGCACGATGTCGATTAGATTGGGAAGAAATGTTTTCTCTTGCTATAGATGAAAAGAAAGCACGGGAATATTTTGAAAGTCTTCCTCCTACAGAGAAAAATAGTTGTTCTATGTGTGGGAAAATGTGTGCAATGAGAACGGTAAATAAAACGCTAAAGGGAGAAGAAGTAAAGTTTTTTTAA
- the rbr gene encoding rubrerythrin: MKDLKGTKTEQNLWKAFAGESQATNKYGYYASVAKKEGYEQISGIFSETQKNESEHAKLWFKYLNGIGNTSENLKDAASGENYEWTEMYKEFAEVAREEGFDEIANKFEGVAKIEKEHEERYRKLLERLETDTVFVGEELTVWKCRNCGHIHVGPKAPKVCPVCNHPQAHFERRVINY; the protein is encoded by the coding sequence ATGAAGGATTTAAAAGGAACAAAAACAGAACAAAATTTGTGGAAGGCTTTTGCAGGGGAGTCTCAAGCGACTAATAAATATGGTTATTATGCAAGTGTAGCAAAAAAAGAGGGATATGAGCAAATTAGTGGAATTTTTTCCGAAACTCAAAAAAATGAGAGTGAACATGCGAAATTATGGTTTAAATATTTAAATGGAATTGGAAATACTTCTGAAAATTTAAAAGATGCAGCTAGTGGAGAAAATTATGAGTGGACAGAAATGTATAAAGAATTTGCTGAAGTTGCTAGAGAAGAAGGATTTGATGAAATTGCAAATAAATTTGAAGGGGTTGCAAAGATTGAAAAAGAACACGAAGAAAGATATCGAAAACTTTTAGAAAGATTAGAAACGGACACTGTATTTGTGGGGGAAGAGTTAACTGTTTGGAAATGTAGAAATTGTGGTCATATCCATGTAGGACCAAAGGCTCCGAAAGTATGTCCTGTTTGCAATCATCCACAAGCTCATTTTGAAAGAAGAGTAATTAATTACTAA
- a CDS encoding zinc ribbon domain-containing protein has product MEKKGCVKCGCTEVGTKEIAVTGTGLSKMFDVQNNKFLVVYCKNCGYSEFYNKKASTIENIIDFFLGG; this is encoded by the coding sequence ATGGAGAAAAAAGGTTGCGTAAAATGTGGTTGTACTGAAGTAGGCACCAAAGAAATTGCTGTTACAGGTACTGGCTTATCAAAAATGTTTGATGTTCAAAACAATAAATTTTTAGTAGTCTACTGTAAAAATTGTGGTTATTCAGAATTCTACAATAAAAAAGCCTCTACCATAGAAAATATTATTGACTTTTTCTTAGGAGGTTGA
- a CDS encoding nucleoside hydrolase, translating to MKRKKVIIDCDPGIDDSLALMLALTSPELEVLGITIAPGNVEVEKGYKNTLKTLQILNRLDIPVYKGEDKPLSRELQTAYETHGQDGLGENHYPLVKIQDREETAVDFILNTLQTTHQVSIIALGPLTNIAVALISNPEAFLNLEEFVSMGGCFKSYGNCSPVAEYNYWVDPEGAKYVYENLPTKIHMVGLDVTRKIVLTPNMMSLIHRCPSEKGKFIEEITRFYMDFHWKYEKIIGCVINDPLAVLYFIDRSICQGIDAYTTLEIHGICRGQSVVDEMNFWKKKPNTCVLTKVDQKRFFREFFLRVLNADETFLKLLEGMI from the coding sequence ATGAAAAGAAAAAAGGTAATTATAGATTGTGATCCTGGGATTGATGATAGTTTAGCTTTGATGTTAGCGTTGACTTCTCCAGAGCTAGAAGTATTAGGAATTACAATTGCTCCAGGGAATGTAGAGGTGGAAAAAGGATATAAAAATACCCTTAAGACTTTACAGATATTAAATCGATTAGATATTCCTGTATACAAGGGAGAGGACAAGCCTTTGAGTAGGGAGTTACAAACAGCCTATGAAACTCATGGACAAGATGGATTGGGAGAAAATCATTATCCTCTTGTAAAGATACAAGATAGAGAAGAAACAGCAGTAGATTTTATTTTAAATACATTACAAACTACACACCAAGTATCTATAATTGCTTTAGGACCTCTAACGAATATTGCAGTAGCTCTTATTAGTAATCCTGAGGCTTTTTTAAATCTGGAGGAGTTTGTATCCATGGGAGGTTGTTTTAAAAGTTATGGAAATTGTTCTCCAGTAGCTGAATACAATTATTGGGTAGATCCAGAAGGAGCAAAATATGTTTATGAAAATTTGCCTACTAAAATTCATATGGTAGGATTAGATGTGACTCGAAAGATTGTTCTTACTCCCAATATGATGTCTCTCATTCATCGATGTCCATCGGAAAAAGGGAAGTTTATTGAAGAAATTACAAGATTTTATATGGATTTTCATTGGAAATATGAAAAAATAATTGGGTGTGTAATCAATGATCCTTTGGCAGTACTTTATTTTATAGATAGAAGTATTTGTCAAGGAATAGATGCTTATACAACTCTAGAGATTCATGGAATTTGTAGAGGACAAAGTGTTGTAGATGAGATGAATTTTTGGAAGAAAAAACCCAATACTTGCGTATTAACCAAGGTAGATCAAAAAAGATTTTTTCGAGAGTTCTTTTTAAGAGTTCTCAATGCTGATGAAACTTTTTTAAAATTATTAGAAGGTATGATCTAA
- the metG gene encoding methionine--tRNA ligase, translating to MSSKKTFYITTPIYYPSDKLHIGHSYTTVAADAMARFKRMKGYDVKFLTGTDEHGQKIQRKAEEKGVTPKEYVDEIVAGIQELWKTLEISYDQFIRTTDHYHVTTVQKIFKKLYDQGDIYKSYYEGWYCTPCESFWTQSQLIDGKCPDCGREVELTKEEAYFFKLSKYQDRLIEHIEKNPEFIQPETIKNEMIYNFLKPGLEDLCVSRTSFDWGIPVTFDQQHVVYVWIDALSNYITALGYLSSNEEAFKKYWPADVHLVGKDIARFHTIIWPAMLMALDLPLPKKVFGHGWILLKGGKMSKSKGNVVDPMILVDKYGVDAIRYYVLRELPFGSDGVYSEDALITRINSDLANDLGNLVSRTVSMVNKYFGGKLPGKQEFGEFDDDLITLALETPRKVEENMDRLQFSNALIDIWKLISRTNKYIDETAPWILAKKEEKKPRLAAVLYHLLESIRFISVLIQPFLPNTPKKIWEQIGIQQGELTTWDSLKEFGRYPEQARVQKGMAIFPRIEIEKKEEVKQQPKKKKENHRKEETAPTQIGIEDFAKIDFRTAKILQAEKVKGADKLLKLQVQMGEETRQVVSGIAQYYKPEDLIGKTVVVVANLKPVKLRGEQSEGMILAASNGEKLSLVTLDDDALDTGTQVR from the coding sequence ATGAGCTCAAAAAAGACTTTTTATATTACAACTCCTATTTATTATCCTAGTGATAAATTACATATAGGACATTCCTATACTACTGTTGCAGCAGATGCAATGGCAAGATTTAAACGAATGAAGGGATATGATGTAAAATTTCTTACAGGCACAGATGAACATGGGCAAAAAATTCAGAGAAAGGCAGAGGAAAAAGGGGTTACTCCTAAAGAATATGTAGATGAGATTGTAGCAGGGATTCAGGAACTTTGGAAAACTTTAGAGATTTCTTATGATCAATTTATTCGTACTACTGACCATTATCATGTAACAACTGTTCAAAAAATTTTTAAGAAGCTTTATGATCAAGGAGATATTTATAAATCCTATTATGAAGGTTGGTATTGTACTCCTTGTGAATCTTTCTGGACGCAGTCTCAGTTAATAGATGGAAAATGTCCTGATTGTGGACGAGAAGTAGAACTTACTAAAGAAGAAGCATATTTTTTCAAGTTGTCTAAATATCAAGATAGACTGATAGAACATATTGAAAAAAATCCTGAATTTATTCAACCAGAGACAATTAAAAATGAAATGATTTATAATTTCTTAAAACCAGGATTAGAGGATTTGTGTGTGTCAAGAACTTCCTTCGATTGGGGAATTCCAGTAACTTTTGATCAACAACATGTAGTATATGTATGGATTGATGCTCTCTCTAATTATATTACTGCCTTAGGATATTTAAGTAGCAATGAGGAAGCATTTAAAAAATATTGGCCAGCAGATGTTCACTTAGTAGGAAAAGATATTGCTCGTTTCCATACTATTATCTGGCCAGCTATGCTTATGGCATTAGATCTTCCTCTTCCTAAAAAAGTATTTGGACACGGATGGATTTTATTAAAGGGTGGAAAAATGTCCAAGTCTAAAGGGAATGTAGTAGATCCTATGATATTAGTAGATAAATATGGAGTAGATGCGATTCGATATTATGTTCTTCGAGAATTGCCTTTTGGTTCTGATGGAGTTTACTCTGAAGATGCTTTGATTACTCGTATCAATTCTGATTTAGCGAATGATTTAGGAAATCTAGTGAGTAGAACGGTTTCTATGGTAAATAAGTATTTCGGAGGGAAACTACCTGGAAAACAAGAATTTGGAGAATTTGATGATGATTTAATTACCCTTGCTTTAGAAACACCAAGGAAGGTAGAAGAAAATATGGATAGACTCCAATTTAGTAATGCTTTAATAGATATATGGAAGTTGATTTCTCGAACCAATAAATATATTGATGAGACTGCACCGTGGATATTGGCTAAGAAAGAGGAGAAAAAGCCTCGATTGGCAGCAGTATTATATCATTTGTTAGAGAGTATCCGATTTATTTCTGTACTGATTCAACCTTTTTTACCGAATACTCCTAAGAAAATTTGGGAGCAGATTGGAATCCAGCAAGGAGAATTAACTACTTGGGATAGTTTAAAAGAATTTGGAAGGTACCCTGAGCAAGCAAGAGTACAAAAAGGAATGGCAATTTTTCCAAGAATTGAAATAGAAAAAAAAGAAGAAGTAAAACAACAACCTAAAAAAAAGAAAGAAAATCATAGAAAAGAAGAAACTGCTCCAACGCAGATTGGCATAGAAGATTTTGCGAAAATTGATTTTCGAACTGCAAAAATTTTACAAGCTGAGAAGGTAAAAGGAGCAGATAAACTTTTAAAACTTCAAGTACAAATGGGAGAAGAAACAAGACAAGTAGTATCTGGAATTGCACAGTACTATAAACCTGAGGATTTGATAGGAAAAACGGTTGTAGTAGTGGCCAATCTAAAACCTGTAAAATTACGTGGAGAACAGTCTGAAGGAATGATATTAGCAGCTTCTAACGGAGAAAAATTAAGTTTGGTAACGTTAGATGATGATGCTTTAGATACCGGAACACAAGTAAGATAG
- a CDS encoding ECF transporter S component, with protein sequence MKRNKTLCMTMVAVGTIINMIGSFLAMQLKLPIYLDNIGTVIIAMLLGNFYSICCIVVGSIVNGIFDPFAIYYMPSGILIALMASYVFHSKKWGKRNLFLKALIVTIPSTIVASMITTYLFGGITSSGSTYVIQILNKMGLDLITSSFLVQVVTDYVDRVVILFLGITIVKRMPRDILMKVEES encoded by the coding sequence ATGAAAAGAAATAAAACGCTTTGTATGACCATGGTAGCAGTAGGAACTATCATCAATATGATAGGTTCTTTTTTAGCCATGCAATTAAAACTTCCTATTTATTTGGATAATATAGGAACGGTTATAATAGCGATGCTTTTAGGAAATTTTTATTCTATTTGTTGTATTGTGGTAGGAAGTATTGTGAATGGAATATTTGATCCTTTTGCTATTTATTATATGCCATCTGGAATTTTAATTGCTCTAATGGCATCTTATGTGTTTCATTCGAAAAAATGGGGAAAAAGAAATCTTTTTTTAAAAGCACTTATAGTCACTATTCCTTCTACCATTGTAGCATCTATGATTACTACTTATTTATTTGGAGGAATTACTTCTTCGGGTTCTACTTATGTCATACAGATTTTGAATAAAATGGGTTTGGATTTGATTACAAGTTCTTTTTTGGTGCAGGTTGTTACAGATTATGTTGATCGAGTGGTAATTTTATTTTTAGGGATTACTATTGTAAAAAGAATGCCAAGAGATATTTTGATGAAGGTAGAGGAGAGTTAG
- a CDS encoding DUF3048 domain-containing protein, producing the protein MKKYAFFILSVCIGLLFSSCSRSSEQQSSLQQELDSFSHSKSIPVARYDHVPKGISPLTGLSYDGDGRGIIVQIENTAQSRPQSGISKADLIYEMEVESQITRLTAFFLSEYPDKVGPVRSTRKQHIYLWKEWDYPYVFYGGSQPKGQNIYEIIKNLEIQAPKIDGMETQNSFFRSKDRSSPHNAYIDLSNVIKYAYHYQPKQRSIYFDPKSVLKGTEGGKVRFSYNKKNEIFYLYNEKSKEYERFINGEPMIDQENQKQVTTKNIIIQYANHYKVPSTVYTNIDLVGSGKAMYFTEGIMRTGTWKRKDIHSFTLYYDENGKELPLRPGKTFIQIVRPEIAVNVE; encoded by the coding sequence ATGAAAAAATATGCTTTTTTTATTTTGAGTGTTTGCATAGGATTATTATTTTCATCTTGTTCTAGGTCGTCAGAACAACAATCTAGTTTACAGCAAGAGTTAGATTCTTTTTCCCATTCTAAGTCTATTCCTGTAGCACGTTATGATCATGTTCCCAAAGGAATTTCTCCTCTTACTGGACTTTCTTATGATGGAGATGGGCGAGGAATTATAGTACAAATAGAAAATACTGCACAATCCAGACCTCAAAGTGGAATTTCCAAAGCAGATCTAATTTATGAAATGGAAGTGGAAAGTCAGATTACCAGATTAACAGCATTTTTTTTAAGTGAGTATCCCGATAAAGTAGGACCTGTAAGAAGTACTAGAAAACAGCACATATATCTTTGGAAAGAATGGGATTATCCTTATGTTTTTTATGGAGGATCTCAACCCAAAGGACAAAATATTTATGAAATAATAAAAAATTTGGAGATCCAAGCACCTAAGATTGATGGGATGGAAACTCAGAATTCTTTTTTCCGATCAAAAGATCGATCTTCTCCTCATAATGCTTATATCGATCTTTCTAATGTTATAAAATATGCTTATCATTATCAACCTAAGCAGCGTTCTATTTATTTTGACCCAAAATCAGTATTAAAGGGTACAGAAGGGGGGAAAGTAAGGTTCTCTTATAATAAAAAAAATGAAATATTTTATCTTTACAATGAAAAAAGTAAAGAATATGAGCGTTTTATCAATGGGGAGCCTATGATAGATCAAGAAAATCAGAAACAAGTAACTACTAAGAATATCATTATTCAATATGCAAATCATTATAAAGTTCCTAGTACAGTATATACCAATATTGATTTAGTGGGGAGTGGAAAGGCAATGTATTTTACTGAAGGGATTATGCGCACAGGAACTTGGAAGAGAAAGGATATTCATTCTTTTACCCTTTATTATGATGAAAATGGAAAAGAACTTCCCTTACGACCAGGCAAAACTTTTATTCAGATTGTAAGACCGGAAATTGCAGTGAATGTAGAGTAG
- a CDS encoding L-lactate dehydrogenase: MGKVAIIGSGLVGATSAFTLAASSSITEIVLIDINKNKALGDALDISHGIPLMKPVDVYAGDYSDAKGADIIIITAGASQKPGESRLDLVKKNTEIFKGMLPKLLSANDEAVYLIVTNPVDILTYITYKISDLPWGRVLGSGTVLDSSRFRYLLSKHCNIDPRNIHGYIIGEHGDSELAAWSLTNIAGISFQEYCSSICNKNCKPHFKEDVVQDVRNAAYKIIEKKGATYYAVAMAVKRIVEAITRDERSILTVSSPLNGLYGIWDVALSFPSIVGKNGVENILELPLSQEEKKSFQNSAEIMANVIKELRI; this comes from the coding sequence ATGGGTAAAGTAGCAATTATAGGTTCTGGATTGGTAGGTGCAACATCTGCTTTTACACTAGCTGCTAGTAGTTCTATTACAGAAATAGTTTTAATAGATATTAACAAAAATAAAGCGCTTGGAGATGCTCTTGATATTAGTCACGGAATTCCACTTATGAAACCTGTGGATGTATATGCAGGAGATTATTCTGATGCAAAAGGAGCCGATATCATTATTATAACTGCAGGAGCAAGTCAAAAACCTGGAGAAAGTAGACTGGATCTAGTTAAAAAAAATACAGAAATATTTAAGGGCATGCTTCCAAAACTTTTATCTGCAAATGATGAAGCTGTTTATCTGATTGTAACCAATCCAGTTGATATTCTTACTTATATTACCTATAAAATATCAGATCTTCCTTGGGGAAGAGTACTAGGTTCTGGAACTGTTCTTGATAGTTCTAGATTCCGATACCTTTTAAGCAAACATTGTAATATTGATCCAAGAAATATCCATGGCTATATTATAGGAGAACATGGTGATTCAGAACTAGCTGCATGGAGTCTTACCAACATTGCAGGTATTTCTTTTCAAGAATACTGTTCTAGTATTTGCAATAAAAATTGTAAACCTCATTTCAAAGAAGATGTAGTACAAGACGTAAGAAATGCAGCTTATAAAATTATTGAAAAAAAAGGAGCTACTTATTATGCAGTAGCTATGGCTGTAAAGAGAATTGTAGAAGCAATTACTCGTGATGAAAGATCTATTCTTACCGTCTCTTCTCCGCTAAACGGTCTCTACGGTATTTGGGATGTAGCCTTAAGTTTTCCTTCTATTGTAGGTAAAAACGGAGTAGAAAATATATTAGAACTTCCTTTATCACAAGAAGAAAAGAAATCTTTTCAAAACTCTGCAGAAATTATGGCAAATGTGATAAAAGAATTAAGAATCTAA
- a CDS encoding nucleoside recognition domain-containing protein → MINILWFFMIGIGIIVGLFNGRLEAITHAAMDSAQLAVEMCMGFIGIWALWLGLMNVAQKSGVIYYLSKLISPVLKILFPDVPKNHPAMGAMIMNMAANMMGLGNAATPLGLKAMEELQKLNDYKNRASNAMCTFLVINTSSIQLIPTTVIALRMSAGSNNPTEIIGTSLIATTVSTIVGILSVRLLEKRGEEQ, encoded by the coding sequence ATGATTAATATTCTATGGTTTTTTATGATTGGAATTGGAATCATAGTTGGATTATTCAATGGAAGATTAGAAGCGATAACTCATGCAGCAATGGATTCTGCTCAGTTAGCAGTAGAGATGTGTATGGGTTTTATTGGAATTTGGGCTTTATGGTTAGGGCTTATGAATGTAGCACAAAAATCAGGGGTTATTTATTATCTTTCTAAATTGATTTCTCCTGTTCTTAAAATTTTATTTCCAGACGTACCTAAAAATCATCCGGCTATGGGGGCTATGATCATGAATATGGCAGCAAACATGATGGGATTAGGCAATGCAGCCACTCCTTTAGGATTGAAAGCAATGGAGGAATTGCAAAAGCTGAATGATTATAAAAATCGGGCTAGTAATGCGATGTGTACTTTTTTAGTAATCAACACTTCTTCTATTCAATTAATTCCTACTACGGTGATTGCTTTACGGATGTCTGCTGGATCTAATAATCCTACAGAGATTATAGGAACTTCTTTGATTGCTACTACTGTTTCTACTATAGTAGGAATATTGAGTGTTAGACTTTTAGAAAAGAGAGGGGAAGAGCAATGA
- a CDS encoding radical SAM protein has protein sequence MDRYNKITKKFPREIVLLKAYPCKWGRCRFCDYIEDNSMHEQEIFRVNQEVLSHVTGEFGVLEVIDSASCFELPKSSLDLIKEVIDKKDIKKLFLESHWIYRHRLQEMREFFEIPILFKIGVETFDNDFRERILNKNANFQTPQQVAKYFDSPCIMVGMQGQTKEMIRKDIAFARRYFSHATINVYTNNTTCIKRDENLIKWFQEEFKSLDQNPYIEVLWQNTDFGVGD, from the coding sequence ATGGATCGATATAATAAGATCACTAAAAAATTTCCTAGGGAAATTGTGCTATTAAAAGCGTATCCTTGTAAATGGGGAAGATGTAGATTTTGTGATTATATAGAAGATAATTCTATGCATGAACAAGAGATTTTTCGAGTTAATCAAGAAGTATTGTCTCATGTTACAGGGGAGTTTGGGGTATTAGAAGTGATAGATTCAGCAAGTTGTTTTGAATTGCCCAAGTCCAGTTTAGATTTAATAAAAGAAGTGATAGACAAGAAAGATATAAAAAAATTATTTTTAGAAAGCCATTGGATTTATCGTCATAGACTCCAAGAGATGAGAGAGTTTTTTGAAATTCCCATTCTTTTTAAAATAGGAGTGGAGACTTTTGATAATGATTTTAGAGAAAGGATTTTAAATAAAAATGCAAATTTTCAAACCCCACAGCAAGTAGCGAAATATTTTGATTCTCCTTGTATTATGGTTGGCATGCAAGGCCAAACTAAGGAAATGATAAGAAAAGATATTGCGTTTGCAAGAAGATATTTTTCTCATGCTACCATTAATGTTTATACAAACAATACTACTTGTATTAAAAGAGATGAAAATTTGATAAAATGGTTTCAAGAGGAGTTTAAATCTTTAGATCAAAATCCATATATTGAAGTTCTTTGGCAAAATACGGATTTTGGAGTGGGGGACTAG
- a CDS encoding peptidoglycan-binding protein, with protein sequence MKKSLKIFTVLTLLLITFTGSAFAQGLLGYGMAGSNVKNLQNNLHTLGYPIIWIDGIFGQNTKDAVMNFQKDNNLSADGIAGPNTFAALEKNLGTSSTNSSTLDRLLKYGTRGEDVRNLQNTLNSLGYNAGSADGIFGKNTKNAVMSFQKNNNLSADGIVGSNTFVALQQNPVKNSSTTNRPNSSSTLLKYGTRGEDVRNLQNTLNSLGYNAGSADGIFGKNTKNAVMSFQKNNNLSADGIVGPATLSKLNSTSSISKETSNRGSVASRSIIEKVIATAQSYLGVPYVWGGTSPSGFDCSGFTYYVLKQYGISIPRTSTTQYTQGTPVSKSNLQRGDFVFFNTSGSGVSHVGIYLGNNTFISATSSKGIAICSLNNSYWSPRYIGARRILY encoded by the coding sequence ATGAAAAAATCGCTAAAAATATTTACAGTTCTAACCTTACTACTGATAACTTTCACTGGTTCTGCTTTTGCTCAAGGACTTCTGGGTTATGGAATGGCAGGAAGTAATGTAAAGAACTTGCAAAATAATTTACATACTCTTGGATATCCTATCATCTGGATTGATGGGATTTTTGGTCAAAATACCAAAGATGCTGTCATGAACTTCCAAAAAGATAATAACTTATCTGCAGACGGAATTGCAGGACCCAATACCTTCGCTGCCCTTGAAAAAAATTTAGGAACTTCCTCAACGAATTCTAGCACCCTTGATCGACTTTTAAAATATGGCACGCGAGGAGAAGATGTAAGAAACCTTCAAAATACTTTAAATTCTCTTGGGTACAATGCAGGATCTGCTGATGGTATCTTTGGTAAAAATACCAAAAATGCTGTCATGAGTTTCCAAAAAAATAATAATTTATCTGCAGATGGAATTGTAGGATCCAATACCTTCGTTGCCCTTCAACAAAATCCAGTAAAAAATAGTTCGACTACTAATCGCCCTAACTCTTCTAGCACACTTTTAAAATATGGTACGCGAGGGGAAGATGTAAGGAACCTTCAAAATACTTTAAATTCTCTTGGATACAATGCAGGATCTGCTGATGGTATCTTTGGTAAAAATACCAAAAATGCTGTCATGAGTTTCCAAAAAAATAATAATTTATCTGCAGATGGAATTGTAGGGCCTGCTACTTTATCTAAATTAAATAGTACATCTAGTATATCAAAAGAAACAAGTAATCGTGGTTCTGTCGCTTCACGATCCATCATAGAAAAAGTGATTGCTACTGCTCAATCCTATTTAGGAGTTCCCTACGTTTGGGGAGGAACAAGCCCAAGTGGTTTTGATTGTTCTGGATTTACCTATTATGTTTTAAAACAATATGGAATTAGTATTCCTAGAACATCAACAACTCAATATACTCAAGGAACTCCAGTAAGTAAAAGCAATCTTCAAAGGGGAGACTTTGTCTTCTTTAATACCAGTGGAAGTGGCGTTTCTCATGTAGGAATCTATTTAGGAAATAATACATTTATTTCCGCAACATCTAGTAAAGGAATTGCTATTTGTAGTCTAAATAATTCCTATTGGAGTCCACGTTATATCGGTGCTAGAAGGATTCTATATTAA
- a CDS encoding spore maturation protein yields the protein MQWISSSIIPLFMFIILTIGMIKKVKVYDCFVEGAKEGLSTALRVFPNLLTMLIAIGIFRESGALDYIIKFLGPIFGLMGVPEEVLPLALLRPLSGSGGLAILGDILKNYHPDSFIGRVASTMMGSAETIFYTLAVYFGSIGIKNYRHTLPAALIADFSALIASVVVCSWVFLR from the coding sequence ATACAGTGGATTTCTTCATCGATCATTCCCTTATTCATGTTTATCATTTTAACCATTGGCATGATAAAAAAAGTTAAGGTATATGATTGCTTTGTAGAAGGAGCAAAAGAGGGGCTTTCCACTGCTTTAAGAGTTTTTCCTAATCTTCTTACTATGTTAATAGCGATTGGAATTTTTCGAGAGTCAGGAGCATTAGATTACATTATCAAATTTTTAGGCCCAATCTTTGGACTGATGGGAGTACCAGAAGAGGTATTGCCCTTAGCTTTATTAAGGCCTTTATCTGGTTCTGGGGGACTTGCTATTTTAGGAGATATTTTAAAAAATTATCATCCTGATTCTTTTATTGGAAGAGTGGCTTCTACTATGATGGGATCTGCAGAAACTATTTTTTATACTTTAGCAGTGTATTTTGGTTCTATTGGAATTAAAAATTATCGACATACCTTGCCTGCCGCTTTGATTGCAGATTTTTCAGCTTTGATTGCTTCGGTTGTGGTTTGTAGTTGGGTATTTTTGCGATAG